In one Yarrowia lipolytica chromosome 1A, complete sequence genomic region, the following are encoded:
- a CDS encoding uncharacterized protein (Compare to YALI0A03575g, similar to Saccharomyces cerevisiae ELC1 (YPL046C); ancestral locus Anc_8.494, similar to uniprot|Q03071 Saccharomyces cerevisiae YPL046c ELC1 Elongin C transcription elongation factor), whose product MSAEEQPQEGYVGLISSDGHEFWITKEAACVSKVLKPMVQGDGHFRETLDNKIPLQDIPHDVAEKLCEYLYYSLKYKDQVSDIPEFEIPPEMALELLVAADYLDV is encoded by the coding sequence ATGTCCGCTGAAGAACAACCGCAGGAAGGATACGTGGGACTTATTTCCAGCGACGGACACGAGTTCTGGATCACCAAGGAGGCGGCCTGTGTCTCCAAGGTGCTCAAACCCATGGTTCAGGGAGACGGACATTTTCGAGAAACACTGGACAATAAGATCCCACTACAGGACATTCCCCATGACGTGGCAGAAAAGCTGTGCGAGTATCTGTACTACAGCTTGAAATATAAAGATCAGGTGAGCGACATTCCCGAGTTTGAAATCCCCCCGGAGATGGCTTTGGAGCTGTTGGTGGCGGCGGACTATTTGGATGTCTAA
- a CDS encoding uncharacterized protein (Compare to YALI0A03597g, similar to uniprot|Q03655 Saccharomyces cerevisiae YMR215W GAS3 protein precursor) has product MKPTSILSLSALAASVSALVPIEIRGNKFVKPGNSSSEDEIFQVIGIDYQPGGASGYSDSADSDALSDVDTCLRDAYILQKLGVNTIRVYTLSPWINHDECMSILNGAGIYVILDVNTPLGGQSLNRDDPKGSYNAGYVNRVFGFLDAFMGYPNVLGFFSGNEVFNNKENAETVPPYIKALQRDMKAYISNHGDRDIPVGYSAADDTTLGIAGWQYLECGDEEVRSDFYGLNTYQWCGGATWDNSGYGTINSSYADSAIPLIFSEYGCNKVRPRTFDEVDQGLYGGLKDTFSGGLIYEYSEEANNYGLVEIDSDGNIELKEDYYNLQKAYANISKPSGSASSLGSEPTIKQCNSTLIKKTDQSFNSTTDLPPSPVLDTIKSGSGNNNVGKIVDIPQNLKTNYTIKDKDGNEIKDPTVVIDAKNLFNGHPKKRAAKPDASSSASSASEPSATSAAASSSPSASASSTDKKKNGGVVQTVSMMAVLGGVAVALL; this is encoded by the coding sequence ATGAAACCAACTTCTATTCTCTCGCTATCCGCTCTCGCGGCCTCCGTGTCCGCCCTCGTGCCCATTGAGATTCGAGGCAACAAGTTTGTCAAGCCCGGCAACTCGTCTTCCGAGGATGAAATCTTCCAGGTGATTGGTATCGACTACCAGCCCGGTGGAGCGTCTGGCTACTCGGACTCGGCTGACTCGGACGCGCTGTCAGACGTGGACACGTGCCTTCGAGACGCGTACATTCTGCAGAAGCTGGGCGTTAACACCATCCGAGTCTACACCCTGTCTCCCTGGATCAACCACGATGAGTGCATGTCCATTCTCAACGGTGCCGGCATCTACGTGATTCTGGACGTCAACACTCCCCTGGGCGGCCAGTCGCTGAACCGAGACGACCCCAAGGGCTCTTACAACGCCGGTTACGTCAACCGAGTCTTCGGCTTCCTGGACGCCTTCATGGGCTACCCCAACGTGctgggcttcttctccggtAACGAGgtcttcaacaacaaggaaAACGCCGAGACCGTGCCTCCCTACATCAAGGCTCTTCAGCGAGACATGAAGGCCTACATCTCCAACCATGGAGACCGGGATATCCCCGTCGGCTACTCTGCTGCCGATGATACCACCCTCGGTATTGCTGGATGGCAATACCTCGAGTGCGGCGACGAGGAGGTGCGATCCGACTTTTACGGCCTCAACACCTACCAGTGGTGCGGAGGCGCCACCTGGGACAACTCCGGCTACGGCACCATCAACTCCTCTTACGCTGACTCGGCCATCCccctcatcttctccgagtACGGCTGCAACAAGGTGCGACCCCGAACCTTTGACGAGGTCGACCAGGGTTTGTACGGCGGCCTCAAGGACACCTTCTCTGGAGGACTcatctacgagtactctGAGGAGGCCAACAACTACGGTCTGGTCGAAATTGACAGCGATGGTAACattgagctcaaggaggactaCTACAACCTGCAGAAGGCCTACgccaacatctccaagccCTCCGgctctgcctcttctctcgGATCCGAGCCCACCATCAAGCAGTGCAACTCTACTCTGATCAAGAAGACCGACCAGTCcttcaactccaccaccgacctgcctccttctcccgTGCTCGACACCATCAAGTCTGGCTctggcaacaacaacgttGGAAAGATTGTCGACATCCCTCAGAACCTCAAGACCAACTacaccatcaaggacaaggatgGTAACGAGATTAAGGACCCTACTGTGGTGATTGACGCCAAGAACCTGTTCAACGGCCACCCCAAGAAGCGAGCTGCCAAGCCCGATGCCTCCTCTTCcgcctcttctgcttctgagCCCTCCGCCACCTCGGCTGccgcctcctcctccccctctgCCTCCGCCTCTTCTaccgacaagaagaagaacggCGGTGTTGTCCAGACCGTCTCAATGATGGCTGttcttggaggtgttgCCGTTGCTCTTCTTTAG
- a CDS encoding uncharacterized protein (Compare to YALI0A03641g, no similarity): MGFVGVQQASSRPTGKTRRHPPVTYMKRRMLIPKHLRVRKKRKPNHVPFLDGLPLEILEQIFVESANPDLVLVNKAIFSALNSTCIFLRSSMLLNWVEKKEPERVETRETTATAEPEQQEQQEQNGQTGEMTQEQIDQDINNHIHHPQTFHIDDMVVDPPAPPQQDNTDIAQRAPAKYTLPVEQLKWKFVTRELLESLDVEVSGTYIPSTYAAVDATQRQKDLLPLLKKSGLKFQNLSQVISKAAIDADHFKHLVKLDFGPPTIACLIAALRATNGEDLLKSRSNMDLLPNWLIRSGYYVDKLSSDELWSFLVAYPDRNLVRYFLQLGVVPSERLLHQIPAL; this comes from the coding sequence ATGGGGTTCGTGGGAGTACAACAGGCGTCGTCGCGACCCACTGGCAAGACAAGAAGACATCCGCCCGTGACCTATATGAAGCGCCGAATGCTGATTCCTAAACATCTTCGAGTGAGGAAGAAACGAAAACCCAACCACGTACCTTTTCTCGACGGGCTTCCGCTGGAGATTCTAGAGCAGATTTTCGTCGAGTCGGCCAACCCGGACTTGGTGCtcgtcaacaaggccaTTTTCTCCGCGCTCAACTCCACGTGCATATTTTTGCGCTCCAGCATGCTTCTCAACTGggttgagaagaaggagcccGAAAGAGTGGAGACCAGAGAAACCACAGCTACGGCAGAACCGGAGCAACAGGAGCAACAGGAACAAAATGGACAGACCGGGGAAATGACACAGGAGCAGATCGACCAGGacatcaacaaccacaTTCATCATCCTCAGACATTCCATATTGACGACATGGTGGTGGATCCGCCGGCACCACCCCAACAGGACAACACTGACATCGCCCAGAGAGCCCCAGCCAAATACACTCTGCCggtggagcagctcaagtGGAAGTTTGTGACGAgagagctgctggagagtCTGGATGTTGAAGTCTCGGGCACTTACATTCCAAGTACCTACGCAGCTGTCGACGCCACACAGCGACAGAAAGATCTGCTACCATTGCTCAAAAAGAGCGGCCTCAAGTTCCAGAACCTCAGCCAGGTGATTTCCAAGGCTGCCATCGACGCTGACCACTTCAAGCATCTTGTCAAACTCGACTTTGGACCGCCGACAATTGCCTGTCTGATCGCTGCTCTTCGTGCTACCAATGGAGAAGACCTGCTGAAAAGCAGGAGCAACATGGACCTGCTGCCCAACTGGCTCATCCGGTCCGGCTATTACGTCGACAAACTGTCCAGTGACGAGCTCTGGAGCTTCCTGGTGGCCTATCCGGACAGAAATCTCGTCCGGTACTTTTTGCAGCTCGGTGTCGTTCCTAGTGAAAGACTGTTGCATCAGATTCCTGCCTTGTAG
- a CDS encoding uncharacterized protein (Compare to YALI0A03663g, no similarity) — protein sequence MRAVLALAAVATLAGADTLTVSTFHSSHDSHGTQNHTSTTVHTSRPVMQTYTVSLDKTTFTTVFNYSALATVVHNNMSQGGDHKKEGKQHNSTMVLVKLPGTNVTGTDPDNDGDVDSWSDDGDEDSGSSRNLKYLWLFFLLLPLALVCIVIFACVRRRRTNERRLRRASLRNQALRLDLGSQNMTEPSQDIWYSAFSFRHRQRNRQPSREQNEDEDRDEPLPLYDGHDSSPSPEMRQSTPPVYDEVVGDSSPDAAHRRESFELPRQSYELSRQMTNPRVSRELRRLSEQRQKPPNQNKHPQRLSKGPSMHSKEVTEEDETDIDYERGSDEDYYIEGDIARQRV from the coding sequence ATGAGAGCAGTGCTAGCGCTGGCAGCGGTGGCGACGTTGGCAGGTGCAGACACGTTGACGGTTTCCACCTTCCACTCGTCGCACGATTCGCATGGaacacaaaaccacactTCAACCACGGTGCACACCAGCCGCCCGGTGATGCAGACATACACGGTCTCGTTGGACAAGACCACATTCACCACGGTGTTCAACTACTCGGCCCTCGCCACCGTCGTGCATAACAATATGTCGCAGGGCGGCGACCACAAAAAGGAGGGCAAGCAACACAATTCCACCATGGTGTTGGTCAAGCTGCCGGGCACCAACGTGACGGGAACAGACCCGGACAATGACGGCGACGTGGACTCATGGTCCGACGACGGCGACGAAGATTCAGGCTCGTCGCGCAACCTCAAGTACCTatggctcttcttcctgctGTTGCCTCTGGCCCTCGTATGCATCGTCATCTTTGCGTGTGTCAGGCGCCGCAGGACCAATGAGCGCCGCCTGCGACGGGCGTCGCTACGCAACCAGGCATTGCGCCTGGATCTCGGCTCGCAGAACATGACTGAGCCAAGTCAGGACATTTGGTACTCGGCGTTCTCGTTCCGCCACAGACAACGCAACAGACAACCGTCACGGGAGCAAaacgaggacgaggacagAGACGAACCACTGCCGCTCTACGACGGCCACGActcatcaccatcaccagaGATGCGTCAGAGCACGCCTCCAGTGTACGATGAGGTGGTGGGCGACTCCAGCCCCGATGCCGCACACCGGAGAGAGTCGTTTGAGCTGCCGCGGCAGTCATACGAGCTGTCACGCCAAATGACGAATCCTCGGGTGTCGCGAGAACTTCGGCGGCTTTCAGAACAGCGGCAGAAACCACCAAACCAAAACAAGCATCCACAACGACTATCCAAGGGTCCCTCCATGCACTCGAAAGAGGtgacggaggaggacgaaACGGACATTGATTATGAGCGGGGCTCAGACGAGGACTATTACATTGAAGGCGATATAGCGCGCCAGAGAGTCTGA
- a CDS encoding uncharacterized protein (Truncated form of YALI0A03685g, no similarity) has protein sequence MMRETSNATSYGTVENERFLFLDIPGCSLLGLYVHRQSRSLMCSFSKPQEEDRQRTVHKTLEISADIRGDCDWEYLYIGRESHFYVKIAADNGAFTYLYNSQTNTFTKIRQYQYNSAKRWYLESHMPSPEEKYVSKTRDLSAGEEYMFVRRSQPEPYKSYCTTEKSTLRKDRMIEGPSYISDI, from the coding sequence ATGATGAGAGAAACTAGCAACGCAACATCCTACGGAACGGTCGAAAACGAGCGGTTTCTGTTCCTCGATATTCCCGGCTGCAGCTTACTGGGTCTCTACGTCCACCGGCAGTCTCGTTCCCTAATGTGCAGTTTTTCCAAACCGCAGGAAGAAGACCGACAGCGCACTGTGCacaagactctggagatCTCTGCCGATATTCGTGGAGACTGTGACTGGGAATACCTCTATATTGGCAGAGAGTCGCATTTCTACGTGAAAATAGCCGCTGATAATGGGGCCTTTACTTACCTCTACAACTCGCAGACAAACACGTTCACCAAGATACgccagtaccagtacaactCGGCCAAGAGATGGTACCTTGAATCTCATATGCCGTCACCCGAGGAAAAGTACGTGTCTAAAACCAGAGACCTTTCAGCAGGAGAAGAGTACATGTTTGTTCGGAGATCCCAACCTGAGCCTTACAAaagctactgtaccacaGAAAAGTCAACTCTGAGGAAGGATAGGATGATCGAGGGGCCTTCTTATATCAGTGACATCtaa
- a CDS encoding uncharacterized protein (Compare to YALI0A03751g, similar to Saccharomyces cerevisiae GIS2 (YNL255C); ancestral locus Anc_1.105, no similarity), with translation MHDLGSPTWLHFHPSVRMTASGSFHPIMTEQDIIFTAGTPATELTTAQRHYVQYTIQQVQIDQQATFSGGEKDTQAILKWVRDMEEHFYGLFVQPELWVILAAVRLKGEARSWFAEVEKEHIFGDWNRFKTAFIEKWSPDYFHKVITAYHGIRQDEEETVDDFYAKFRLLRDNLPERDPESIAKVLFVNALRPGLHEIVVRQFHDSVESTYKTARLVMVLQDSVESSTRATGSQTQKATENFGDQNSQKANKATRTNKTIGVKACFLCNQTGHLVRDCPQYQAKFCLHCRTNDHSTADCLFKYGPNRKRDKKVPICYKCSESGHIARDCTYSPFGITYVRGQSTAGRSSCSPPKAAVEKGSDTSYAESSGSLEGAIETASDADRQAQSDGDDKLSEMLGYGHGTDYSPPSPITKCFRCREFGHLTQECTAPLEMSHIEYTSKDKCLRCKKRGHRDIDCPEPNTAETESLEAETHETNSVASADSVEPVDLIENQPVEISQGEVHSTEDLGFASE, from the coding sequence ATGCATGATCTTGGAAGTCCTACTTGGCTACACTTTCATCCCAGTGTGCGAATGACAGCAAGTGGGTCGTTTCATCCGATCATGACTGAGCAGGACATTATCTTTACGGCTGGGACGCCTGCCACCGAGCTGACGACCGCGCAGCGTCACTACGTCCAGTACACGATTCAGCAGGTACAGATCGACCAACAGGCAACTTTCAGCGGAGGAGAAAAAGATACCCAAGCCATATTGAAATGGGTCAGAGACATGGAGGAGCATTTCTACGGCCTGTTTGTCCAGCCGGAACTGTGGGTGATTCTGGCGGCTGTGCGGTTAAAAGGGGAGGCTCGGAGCTGGTTTGCGGAGGTGGAAAAGGAGCACATTTTTGGCGACTGGAACCGGTTCAAAACGGCATTCATTGAAAAATGGAGTCCCGACTACTTCCATAAAGTCATCACAGCTTACCATGGAATCAGgcaagatgaagaggagacAGTCGACGACTTTTATGCCAAGTTCCGACTGCTGCGAGATAACCTACCCGAAAGAGATCCAGAGTCAATTGCTAAGGTGCTCTTTGTGAACGCCCTGCGGCCAGGCTTGCATGAAATCGTTGTACGCCAGTTTCATGATTCGGTTGAGTCGACCTACAAGACCGCCAGACTCGTAATGGTGCTGCAGGACAGTGTTGAGAGCAGCACCCGAGCAACAGGCAGCCAGACCCAGAAAGCTACGGAAAATTTTGGTGACCAGAATAGCCAGAAGGCAAACAAAGCGACTCGGACTAATAAAACGATTGGTGTTAAGGCATGCTTCTTGTGCAACCAAACAGGTCACTTGGTCAGGGATTGTCCCCAGTACCAGGCGAAATTCTGCTTGCACTGTCGCACTAACGATCACTCGACTGCCGATTGTCTATTCAAATATGGACCCAACCGCAAAAGAGACAAAAAAGTACCCATCTGTTACAAGTGCAGTGAGAGTGGTCATATTGCCAGAGACTGCACTTATTCTCCGTTTGGTATAACCTATGTGCGTGGTCAGTCAACCGCTGGCAGGTCGTCGTGCTCGCCTCCTAAGGCAGCTGTTGAAAAGGGAAGCGATACGAGTTATGCCGAAAGTTCGGGCTCACTTGAGGGAGCTATCGAAACAGCAAGCGATGCTGACCGCCAAGCTCAAagtgatggtgatgataAGCTCTCTGAAATGCTGGGATATGGTCATGGAACTGACTACTCCCCACCGTCTCCCATTACAAAGTGTTTTCGTTGCAGGGAATTTGGCCACTTGACTCAAGAGTGCACTGCCCCTCTGGAAATGTCGCATATCGAATACACATCGAAGGACAAGTGCCTCAGGTGCAAGAAGAGAGGTCACAGAGATATAGACTGTCCGGAACCAAATACAGCAGAGACCGAATCCCTCGAGGCTGAGACCCATGAGACTAATTCTGTGGCTTCTGCGGACTCTGTGGAACCTGTGGACCTCATTGAAAATCAGCCGGTTGAAATATCTCAAGGAGAGGTTCATTCCACCGAAGACCTGGGGTTTGCATCGGAGTAA
- a CDS encoding uncharacterized protein (Compare to YALI0A03773g, similar to uniprot|P53883 Saccharomyces cerevisiae YNL175c NOP13), translating to MSDSEVTVKRKIEEEIEIDLEKSAPLSKKQKRLEKKGKLPVEKADDEEEGKSKKSEHGVWIGNLSFDTCKEDIKRFILAKLGKSEEDSDAVVIEEDDLLRINLPKSKVTKKVKGFAYVDVPTAEKMERLVSLSEQILNGRKLLIKNANSFEGRPEKKDPTDTDSRVLFVGNLPFNATEEMLQDHFKSCGDIRRVRMMSFEDTGKSKGFSFVDFYDADATRKALKGRLYKYLEGRTLRLEAGEDRSKRVPKPRKVEGAVADESQSAQKEYSEPAQVEDKPAYTENKESYDKPKRSKEDRPYSRKKPGQVLASAQRASVGIVKSTGKKMTFD from the coding sequence ATGAGTGATTCCGAGGTGACCGTCAAGCGAAAGATCGAGGAGGAAATTGAGATCGACTTGGAAAAGTCCGCTCCTCTGTCCAAGAAACAGAAGCGTCTCGAAAAGAAGGGAAAGCTGCCTGTCGAGAAGGccgatgatgaggaggagggcaagTCCAAAAAGTCCGAACATGGAGTGTGGATTGGCAATCTGTCGTTCGACACTTGCAAGGAGGATATCAAGCGGTTCATTCTGGCTAAGCTGGGTAAATCTGAAGAGGACTCCGACGCGGTGgtgattgaggaggacgatTTGCTTCGAATTAACCTGCCCAAGTCCAAGGTTACCAAGAAGGTGAAGGGTTTCGCCTACGTTGACGTCCCCACCgccgagaagatggagcgaCTGGTCTCCCTGTCAGAGCAGATCCTTAACGGCCGAAAACTTCTTATCAAGAACGCAAACTCGTTCGAGGGACGgcccgagaagaaggaccctacagacacagactcaCGGGTGCTGTTTGTTGGAAACCTGCCTTTCAACGCAACCGAGGAGATGCTGCAGGACCACTTCAAGTCCTGCGGAGATATTCGACGGGTTCGAATGATGTCTTTTGAAGATACCGGCAAGTCAAAGGGCTTCTCTTTTGTGGACTTTTACGACGCCGACGCTACTCGAAAAGCTCTTAAGGGACgattgtacaagtacctcgAGGGTCGAACTCTGCGTCTCGAGGCCGGAGAAGACCGAAGTAAGCGAGTGCCCAAGCCTCGAAAGGTCGAGGGTGCTGTCGCTGACGAGAGTCAGTCCGCACAGAAGGAGTACTCAGAGCCTGCCCAGGTTGAGGATAAGCCTGCATACACCGAGAACAAGGAGTCATACGATAAGCCTAAGAGAAGCAAGGAGGACCGACCTTACTCGCGAAAGAAGCCTGGACAGGTCCTGGCCAGTGCCCAGAGAGCCTCTGTGGGTATCGTCAAAAGCACTGGTAAGAAGATGACTTTTGACTAA
- a CDS encoding uncharacterized protein (Compare to YALI0A03817g, weakly similar to CA5921|IPF8930 Candida albicans unknown function) has translation MLFLKTIALAATAVLAQVYEPTSDIHFYAQSQDNVAPWSQSLLTVQDSTLVAVTTLTPNDTTSAFDTHDDNFIARNGKFLAATANNGLVLSDSAPTRQLKWVSGSLNVVDNGKTSQLVACPSTANNTWVITLNSNCTKGFRVAVKPRTIAKNTNTFSQIPVNITHSSSNITGPVSIAKPEPAKEDDKHNGAMTNSAGAVVVAVALVAVLF, from the coding sequence ATGCTCTTCCTCAAGACCATTGCTCTGGCTGCCACTGCCGTTCTCGCCCAGGTGTACGAGCCCACCTCTGATATCCACTTTTACGCCCAGTCTCAGGACAATGTGGCTCCCTGGTCCCAGTCTCTTCTGACCGTCCAGGACTCTACTCTCGTGGCTGTCACCACCCTGACCCCCAACGATACCACCTCTGCCTTCGACACCCACGATGACAACTTCATTGCTCGAAACGGCAAGTTCCTCGCTGCTACCGCCAACAACGGCCTGGTGCTGTCCGACTCTGCTCCCACCCGGCAGCTCAAGTGGGTCTCTGGCTCTCTCAACGTTGTTGACAACGGCAAGACCTCTCAGCTGGTTGCCTGCCCCTCCACTGCCAACAACACCTGGGTTATCactctcaactccaactgTACCAAGGGTTTCCGAGTCGCTGTCAAGCCCCGAACCATCGCCAAGAACACCAACACCTTCTCTCAGATCCCCGTCAACATCACCCACTCTTCCTCCAACATCACTGGCCCCGTGTCCATCGCTAAGCCCGAGcccgccaaggaggacgataAGCACAACGGAGCCATGACCAACAGCGCTGGCGCTGTGgttgttgccgttgctCTTGTTGCCGTTCTTTTCTAA
- a CDS encoding uncharacterized protein (Compare to YALI0A03839g, highly similar to uniprot|P32481 Saccharomyces cerevisiae YER025w GCD11 translation initiation factor eIF2 gamma chain, similar to Saccharomyces cerevisiae GCD11 (YER025W); ancestral locus Anc_7.513): protein MRHTTRLPYDTRKMTDFEDATPDVVIGGDIVAESQYYEEEDEDDNIVEETSEVKKTVKFADDGLTDEERRKKEFEEGGGLPEQPSDPDFTNMTGVSPEIIGRQATINIGTIGHVAHGKSTVVKAISGVQTVRFKNELERNITIRLGYANAKIYRCENKDCKRPGNYRSFRSDREIHPKCEQPGCDGRMELLRHVSFVDCPGHDILMSTMLSGAAVMDAALLLVAGNEPCPQPQTSEHLAAIEIMKLRHVIILQNKVDLMREDAALEHERSISRFVKGTAAADAPIVPISAQLKYNIDAVNEFIVNRVPVPVRDFAASPRLIVIRSFDVNRPGAEIDELKGGVAGGSILNGVLRLGDEIEIRPGIVEKQNNGQFKCKVIRSRVQTLFAENNDLKFAVPGGLIGVGTQVDPTLCRADRLVGHVLGHKNALPEIYIELEINYFLLRRLLGVKTEDKKLTKVGKLARGEVLMVNIGSTTTGARVMNVKADMAKLVLTTPACTELGEKIALSRRVEKHWRLIGWGSIKEGSTIPPSEF, encoded by the coding sequence ATGCGTCATACTACGAGGCTACCCTACGACACACGCAAAATGACTGATTTCGAAGACGCTACGCCTGATGTGGTGATTGGAGGCGACATTGTGGCCGAGAGCCAGTAttacgaggaggaggacgaggacgacaaCATTGTTGAGGAGACTTccgaggtcaagaagaccgTCAAGTTTGCCGATGATGGCCTCACAGATGAGGAGCGACGAaagaaggagtttgaggagggAGGAGGGCTCCCCGAGCAGCCTAGCGACCCCGATTTCACCAACATGACCGGTGTTTCGCCCGAGATTATTGGCCGACAGGccaccatcaacattgGTACTATTGGTCATGTTGCTCACGGAAAGTCCACTGTGGTCAAGGCCATCTCTGGAGTGCAGACTGTGCGATTCAAGAACGAGCTGGAGCGAAACATTACCATCCGACTGGGATACGCCAACGCCAAGATCTACCGATGCGAAAACAAGGACTGCAAGCGACCCGGCAACTACAGATCGTTCCGATCGGACCGAGAAATCCACCCCAAGTGTGAGCAGCCCGGCTGTGACGGCCGAATGGAGCTGTTGCGACACGTGTCTTTTGTTGACTGTCCCGGTCACGACATTCTTATGTCCACCATGTTGTCCGGTGCTGCCGTCATGGACGCCGCCCTTCTGCTGGTTGCCGGAAACGAGCCCTGTCCCCAGCCCCAGACCTCTGAGCATCTGGCCGCCATCGAGATCATGAAGCTGCGACACGTTATTATTCTGCAGAACAAGGTCGACCTGATGCGAGAGGATGCTGCTTTGGAGCACGAGCGATCCATCTCGCGGTTCGTCAAGGGAACCGCCGCCGCAGACGCTCCCATCGTCCCCATTTCCGCTCAGCTCAAGTACAACATTGATGCCGTTAACGAGTTCATTGTCAACCGGGTTCCCGTTCCCGTGCGAGACTTTGCTGCCTCTCCCCGTCTCATTGTCATTCGATCTTTCGACGTTAACCGGCCCGGAGCCGAGatcgacgagctcaagggaggtgttgctggaggaTCCATTCTCAACGGTGTCCTGCGACTCGGagacgagattgagatTCGACCTGGTATTGTCGAGAAGCAAAACAACGGCCAGTTCAAGTGCAAGGTCATCCGATCCCGAGTCCAGACCCTGTTTGCCGAGAACAATGACCTCAAGTTCGCCGTGCCCGGTGGCCTTATCGGTGTCGGAACTCAGGTCGACCCCACCCTCTGCCGAGCCGATCGACTGGTCGGTCACGTTCTGGGACACAAAAACGCTCTTCCCGAGATCTACATCGAGCTGGAAATCAACTACTTCCTGCTGCGACGACTTCTGGGTGTCAAGAccgaggacaagaagctcacCAAGGTCGGAAAGCTGGCGCGAGGCGAGGTTCTCATGGTCAACATTGGTTCCACCACTACTGGAGCCCGTGTCATGAACGTCAAGGCCGATATGGCCAAGCTGGTGCTCACCACCCCCGCATGCACTGAGCTCGGCGAAAAGATTGCTCTGTCCCGACGAGTCGAGAAGCACTGGCGACTTATCGGATGGGGTTCCATCAAGGAGGGTTCCACCATTCCCCCCAGCGAGTTTTAA